A window of Williamwhitmania taraxaci genomic DNA:
CCAGATGCTGCGCCTGTAGATCTACTTTGATCTCCTCCTTCACCTCGGCTTTCGACATATGGATATAAATTGGACTGCTTAAGATATTCTCAAAATTATTCTTTCCCAGCACCTTGTATATGTTGAGTCGGTAAAAGATGGAGTCGTATGAGCAAGCAGCAATGTTAATGTTTACGCTCTTGATGATGGCGGTTTTTTTGATGTGCATTAAAATCCCAAACTCATAGCCGAGAAGGTTGTCCTTGAATCCGGCCGAAATATTTTTGAAGTGTGTCTCAACCCCTAAGGTCTTTCGCTTATACGTTCTCGGCTTAACAACTACTTCTTTTAGCTGGTACATCCTCTCTTTCAACAGGATATTTTTATTCTCTCTTCTTTTGAGATCGGCAATTTTTATGGCAAAGGGTAGGTATCCAATGCTCGAAAACAAAAGAGTGTCGTTATCGAATTGTGAATCGATGGTAAGGTTGTATTTTCCATTAAAATCGGATACAGTGCCAATATTTTTCATCGCCACCCCTATATTCACATATTCTACAGGCAATTTACTCTTATCGTTAATCACAACACCCGAGATGCTTTGTGCAAAAATCGTGTTGCTAAAGAGTAGTAAAAAGAGAATCATTAATCGCATATTGATAAGGCTTTAATGGGTTGTTATAAGTTTATATATTACCGTTATTCTATGCAGTAGCTATTTGCTTTACTGCACTACCTGTATGTTTATCGACTTTGTGATGTCCATAAGTCATAACGAAGATAAACCAATTCTGGGGATCATCAAGGGAATGATCTGGTATTTCGTGATCCCTTCAGGATTTCGCGTAATATAGCGAATCCCGCCAATTGGCGGGATTCGTATGTGCTATTCGAGAATAAAAACGCTACCAGCTTATGGGGAAGTAGTCCTTTAGGAACCTTCCGCTCCAGTGCTTCCCGGTATTTATACCATCGATAAAGGGATCGCACACACGGGCTGCTCCATCTACAATATCTAATGGGGGTTGGAAATCGTGTACCTGCTGCTTGTGCTTGGCCAGCTCGGCAGGATCTTCGTCGGTAACCCAGCCTGTATCTACTGCATTCATAAAAATCCCATCCTTCGCTAGGTCGCTGGCGGCAGTATGGGTAAGCATATTGAGGGCTGCCTTAGCCATGTTGGTATGTGGATGCCGATCGGCCTTTTTAAAGCTATGAAACTTCCCCTCCATGGCCGATACATTTACCACATGCTTCATACCGGTATAATCCTTACGCATCAGTTCGGTAAGTCGATTGCAAAGCACAAATGGGGCAATGGAATTCACGAGCTGCACCTCCACCATTTCGAGGGTCTCTATCTGTCCGAGCTTTAGTCGCCAGCTGTTGGTGGTGCGCAAATCGACCTGCTGAAGGTCGGCATCGAGCTTCCCTTCGGGGAATACCTCTCGGGCCTCAATGGAGTTATCGAACCGATAGGGCACCTGCGATAGCTGCGCCGAAGCACGAATACCGATGCCCGGAGCTTGCCCGGTCCAGTTTACAGCTAACGCCTTACTCGATTCCGATCCGGAAGTTACCGAACCCTCAATCTCGTGCAGGCATTGCTGATGATGTGCGAGTAAGCCCTGCACATCTGGTGTGTGCTCATGGAACGGCAACAGCTCGTTGTCCATTAGGTGGGTGTAAAACCCAGCTGGCCTACGCACGGTTTGTGCCGCATTATTGATGAGGATATCGAGTCGCTTATACTTCTGCTCCACGTAGGAGGCAAAGAGCTCTACGCTTGGAATGTGCCGTAAGTCGAGCCCATAAATATGTAGGCGATGACCCCAATCGGCAAAGTCCTTCTCCTTGGCAAACCGAATGGCCGAGTCGGCGGGAAAGCGGGTGGTGGCAATAACGGTTGCTCCGGAGCGCAGCATCATGAGGGTGGCGTGGTAGCCAATCTTAAGCCGCGATCCGGTAATGAGGGCAATTTGTCCGGTAAGATCGCATGACTGGAACCGCTTGGAGTAGTTCAAATCGCCACACTCCTTGCACATAGAGTCGTAGAAGTGGTGAATCTCGGTGTATGGTTTCTTACAAACGTAGCAGTTTTGCTCGGAGGTAAGAAAGTGTTTTGCCTCACTAGAGGTCGATCCCGATGCCGGAAGAGCCACCTGTGTGGGTGCTTCAAATACGCTTGCTATACGTGCGCTTCGTATGCTTGTGGCAGCACGTGCATTCCGATTGCTGGTAATCTCGGCTTGCTTGCGAGCCACCTTTACGCTCTTGTTCCGCTTGTATATTTCGGCTTTA
This region includes:
- a CDS encoding carboxypeptidase-like regulatory domain-containing protein, with translation MRLMILFLLLFSNTIFAQSISGVVINDKSKLPVEYVNIGVAMKNIGTVSDFNGKYNLTIDSQFDNDTLLFSSIGYLPFAIKIADLKRRENKNILLKERMYQLKEVVVKPRTYKRKTLGVETHFKNISAGFKDNLLGYEFGILMHIKKTAIIKSVNINIAACSYDSIFYRLNIYKVLGKNNFENILSSPIYIHMSKAEVKEEIKVDLQAQHLVMEGDFLVTVEHVKDLGKGYLYFCAGFMNKTYYRKTSQGAWESAPIGISISVDADVEK
- a CDS encoding SDR family NAD(P)-dependent oxidoreductase, coding for MENSAEQKGKLTEIEINSCISVLEHLLENGDQLIHLSPEQLLKLMKAAGQITRPDKAEIYKRNKSVKVARKQAEITSNRNARAATSIRSARIASVFEAPTQVALPASGSTSSEAKHFLTSEQNCYVCKKPYTEIHHFYDSMCKECGDLNYSKRFQSCDLTGQIALITGSRLKIGYHATLMMLRSGATVIATTRFPADSAIRFAKEKDFADWGHRLHIYGLDLRHIPSVELFASYVEQKYKRLDILINNAAQTVRRPAGFYTHLMDNELLPFHEHTPDVQGLLAHHQQCLHEIEGSVTSGSESSKALAVNWTGQAPGIGIRASAQLSQVPYRFDNSIEAREVFPEGKLDADLQQVDLRTTNSWRLKLGQIETLEMVEVQLVNSIAPFVLCNRLTELMRKDYTGMKHVVNVSAMEGKFHSFKKADRHPHTNMAKAALNMLTHTAASDLAKDGIFMNAVDTGWVTDEDPAELAKHKQQVHDFQPPLDIVDGAARVCDPFIDGINTGKHWSGRFLKDYFPISW